A part of Doryrhamphus excisus isolate RoL2022-K1 chromosome 8, RoL_Dexc_1.0, whole genome shotgun sequence genomic DNA contains:
- the si:ch211-213d14.1 gene encoding POU class 2 homeobox associating-factor 2 produces MDTEYSKRVYQGVRVKHTVKDLLAEKRSRQTSGPRYGGDSTSPPSLVQLSGSHMLPSYYGMRRPFVSDPDLGPSTKQFSTEGYPATFGGRPLGYDSSSFSSLIDSYYPDTFTDYRSSATFSASGGSFLPSSLLPPFGGESSHLYARDTWEQSVPESVPQVETLCPDNMASVSVPEAQPSQGSSTGSGSYTLQSLEDNHYHLLASSNTSSFPCPPYMNSDMVSKMAAEEVTGSLPSLPPGVEAHTSWEKEEEEEGSSWSSYELRRAF; encoded by the exons ATGGACACCG AGTATTCCAAGAGAGTGTACCAGGGCGTTCGAGTCAAGCACACAGTCAAAGACCTGCTGGCAGAGAAGCGATCCCGACAGACCAGCGGGCCGAGATACGGT GGGGATTCAACAAGTCCACCTTCTTTAGTCCAGTTGTCAG GATCTCATATGTTGCCAAGCTACTATGGGATGAGACGCCCCTTCGTGTCAGACCCAGACCTGGGTCCATCCACCAAGCAGTTTTCCACAGAGGGGTACCCAGCCACCTTCGGAGGCAGACCTCTGGGCTACGACTCGTCTAGCTTCTCCTCACTCATTGATAGCTACTACCCTGACACCTTCACCGATTACCGAAGCAGCGCCACCTTCTCCGCCTCTGGAGGATCTTTCCTACCTTCCTCGCTGTTGCCGCCCTTCGGTGGAGAGTCCTCACATTTATACGCG AGAGACACATGGGAGCAGTCAGTTCCCGAGTCGGTTCCTCAGGTGGAGACCCTCTGTCCAGACAACATGGCCTCTGTCAGCGTTCCGGAAGCACAGCCAAGCCAAGGCTCGTCCACGGGCTCAGGGTCCTACACGCTGCAATCCCTTGAGGATAATCACTACCACCTTCTAGCCTCCAGCAACACCTCCTCCTTCCCGTGTCCTCCTTACATGAACAGCGACATGGtgtccaagatggcggcggagGAGGTGACGGGCAGCCTCCCCAGCCTCCCTCCTGGTGTGGAGGCACACACTTCCtgggaaaaggaggaggaggaggaggggagctCTTGGTCGTCTTATGAACTCAGAAGAGCTTTCTGA
- the linc.pou2af1 gene encoding colorectal cancer associated 2, whose product MSDKGRVYQGVRVKTTVKELLQRHRAREASRKKVKTISQACLDLQALCASTLPNVSMEAPPVDPPADPGPCGAAAHLLRPANDTQELHSSLWCNQQPFGDTMNYNNYNNNNYYYYNTDTCLPAFPPWSLADNEDFVMALCSSPESLKLCSPADSFSSSSSSSCYDSPPRMESCFGGFTSEDCSCPPPQESFCAPQGSSYYTQYTDFYSFPAEENYYKTNTDMCYNVL is encoded by the exons ATGTCTG ATAAAGGTCGTGTGTACCAGGGTGTGAGGGTGAAGACCACAGTCAAAGAACTCCTGCAGAGGCACAGAGCTCGGGAGGCCAGCCGTAAAAAAGTCAAAAcg ATATCTCAAGCTTGTTTGGATCTTCAGGCGCTTTGTGCCTCGACTCTTCCAA ATGTCTCTATGGAGGCTCCCCCCGTCGACCCCCCCGCGGACCCCGGCCCTTGCGGCGCTGCCGCCCACCTGCTGCGCCCCGCCAACGACACCCAGGAGCTACACAGCAGCTTGTGGTGCAACCAGCAGCCGTTCGGAGACACCATGaactacaacaactacaacaacaacaactactactactacaacaccGACACGTGCCTGCCTGCTTTCCCGCCATGGAGCCTCGCGGACAACGAGGACTTTGTGATG GCTCTTTGCTCCTCACCCGAGTCGCTGAAGCTCTGCAGCCCGGCCgattctttctcctcctcttcctcgtcctccTGCTACGACTCTCCTCCCAGGATGGAGAGCTGCTTCGGCGGCTTCACGTCAGAAGATTGCTCCTGCCCGCCCCCCCAGGAGAGCTTCTGCGCTCCTCAGGGTTCCTCCTACTACACGCAGTACACAGACTTTTACTCCTTCCCGGCGGAGGAGAATTACTACAAGACCAACACCGACATGTGTTACAATGTCCTATGA